The nucleotide sequence ACGATCTCATTCGGTGGCATCGATGATTAAGGATCTCTCCCGTTTTGAATTTGATCCCGCTTTTCTCGCCTGCCTGCTCGAAGCCACGGCTCGCAAGCCTGGCAACGTCCATCCGGCTCGAGCGTTCGATGACTCCCACTACCTCGATTTCGTCCTCTCTGCCGCGACCCTCTCCGGGTGGCTCGATCCGGATCGCATTCAGGAGTTCGGCGTCGGCGCTGTCGTCCGGGTCGCCGTGCAAGAGTCTCGTGCCCTCGTTGGCCATAACACCAACCTCGGCATGATTCTCCTTCTCACCCCGATGGCCGGCGTGCGTCACCAGGCCGAGGGGCTGCGCAAGGGGGTCGAGCGCATCCTCGACACCTTGACCATCGACGATGCCCGAGCCGTTTATGAGGCCATTCGCATCGCCCGTCCCGGAGGTCTCGGCTCGGTCCCCGATCACGACGTCGCCAACGAGCCCACCATCACCCTCCGCGAGGCGATGACCCTTGCGGCCTCTCACGACGCCATCGCTCGGCAGTATGCGACCGGATATGCAGACATCTTCGATCTCGCACTTCCCACGCTGCGAGACGCCCTCCGAGCCGGTCGTCCCCTCGAAACCGCCATTGTCCTCACCCACCTCACCCTCATGGCCGAGCGCCCCGACACCCTCATCGCCCGCAAGTGCGGCCCCGACGTCGCGCTCGAATCGTCCCGCCAAGCGATTGCCGTCCTTGCCACCGACTGGCCCGATTCGGCGGATTCGATCACGCAGATCCGAGCGTTCGATGCCTGGCTCCGTGCCGAAGGTCACTCCCGCAACCCTGGCGCGACCGCCGACCTGATCGCGGCCACCTTGTACGCTGCCCTCTGCGACGGGACAATCAAATTTCCCCGCCACCTTTCCCGCCCCGGATGGGACGCGGGCGACGTGCTCTGAATCCTCAGACTCCCACGGTCGAAATCATCCCCATGTCAGCGAATTTCTACACGGTCCGCGTCACCAAGGACGACCTTGTCTTCAGCGCCGGGCACTTCATCACCTTCAACGGCGATGTCTGCGAACGCATCCACGGCCACAACTGGCGCGTGGCGGTCGAGGTTGATGGACCGCTCGACGACAACCATTACGTCTTCGACTTCATCGCGCTCCGCGATCTGACGAAGGCCCTCGTCCTCGAACTCGATCACCGCATGCTCCTGCCCGACCGCAGCCCCTTCATTACCGTCTCCGACGACGGGCCGAACCTTGTCTGCCGTTACCGAGATCGGTACTGGAGCTTCCCCCGCGACGAGTGCGTCTTGCTGCCCGTCCCCAACACCACCACCGAACTGATTGCCGATTATCTCGGCCGACGCCTCCGCGACGCCCTGACCAACCGAGGTCTCACCCTTCCGCTTGCCATGCGCGTCTCGGTCGAGGAAAACTTCGGCCAGTGGGCCACCGCTCGATGGAGTCGTCCTGACGCATCAGCGATCTTCTGAGGAAATTTGACTCGATGCATTCAGCGAATCAGGTTTTTTGACGTTCACGTTCCAGAGGTCAAAGAGTCCTTGTTTGAAGAAACGCTCGCCGGAGAACCCGAAACGACATTCAACCGCGGATTCCCCGAGGCGTTGCGTTCCTCCTCCTCCCAGTGATCACCGAGTCCTTCGGTGGCGTCGTCCATGCGACCCAGGCAACGGTTGAACGACTGCATGGTGGCCAGCAGCAAGACCACGGTCAGGCCAAGGTACGCAACGGTCCAGAACAGAACCCAGAAGGTTTGACTGGCGAACGCTCGTGGGGGACCTTCGTCCGCGATCAGGGCATTGTACACACCGACGCCAAAGAAAGGACTTGCCGCCGCGATCCCGAGCGTCACATTTTGTGCCCAGTCTGCAAACAGCAACATGGCGAAAAATGGCCAACCAATCGAAACGGAAACATAAATTCCGGTGGTCAGGCCCACCGCCTTCCCCATTCGAGACGTCCAGGTGGCCAGCGCCAGGCCCAGGCTGGTGATGGCCGCCCCGTAGGCCAGAATCAACGCGGCCAGCAATGCTACCGCCCCGAACCGCCCGGAGGAGGTCGATTGGGCCAGGGCGACACCGATTGGCAAAATCAATAGCGGTGGGACCGATCGGAATGCTCCTCGCCACTTTCCCCAGACAATCGAACGGGTTGACATGGGGGTCGCCATCAAGACATCTAGGCTCCCTCGCTGCCGCTCCTCCGAAAGGCTCGTTGCCGCCGAGACGCTCAGCAATAACAATCCCAGCGGCACCTGCACCACATTCACGAAGACCCCCAGCCCCATGCCCCAGGTCTGTCCCGATAAGGCCAGTTGAATCGCATAAATGCTGAACCCACCACAAAAGAGAATGTAAATTCCCCACGAGATGAGGTCCATTCGAGTCGGTTGTTTTCGCTGACACTCGCGCCAGTACACCGGATTCTGATCGAGCGATGGGGAGGGCCAAAGACTCCGAAGCTTCCTCGAAACTCCCGCCGTTCCCGGCGCCACCCGCGCAAACCGATCCGACTCGATTGCCCCGGCCAGGCGTGCTCGAAGCGACCGTCGCCGTTCGCGCCCTCGTTCCACCTTGCCGAGCTGCCCGACCACCACCGATCGAATTCGCCAGATCGACACGCCGATCAAGCTTGCAGACACCGTCAGCCCCAGGCACAGGAACGCCAGGTTCGTTTGAAATGTCACTGGACGCATCATCGGCATCGGTTCAACTGCGGAGAGCACCAGAAACACCGGGTTGAATCGGAGCAATTCGTGAAACAGGGTGAGTTGCGACCCTCTCCAGTTCCTCGGGAGCAGTTCAAACAGGCCCAGGCTGATCGGCGCGGCCAGGAGATACAGAATTCCGAACACATACGCCATCATCAAAACTTCATGCGTTTTTTTTCCCCAGATCGACAGCGTCAGCGCGAGCGAGCAGCCGAAGATCGCCACCGCCAAGATCACCAGCAACGAACCAATCAGGCCCACCGGGTCGATCCCGCCGAACAGGGTTCCGATCGCCAGCACCGGAGCCGCGCAAAGGATCAATCCCAGCACCGGGACGAGTCGCGCCCCGAGCTTCCCCAGCACAATCTCCGTGTTCGACAGATCGGTCGCAAACAAGAGCGTCAGGTTGCCTCGCGCCTTGTCCAGACAGATCGACCCGGCGGTCGCGGCCGGTGCCGACAGTCCCACCAGGCCCAGCAACAGCATCGAGGTCGTTCCGAAAAACGCCTGCCCCACCTGGGCCTGATGCCGGATCGACATCTGCCCCGACGCCCTCCAGCTCGGGTTCGACTCGAACCAGACCAGCGTCATCGCCGCCAGTAAGAACAGGACCGTCAGGGACCGCATCGCATACGCCTGCCAGCGCCGCGAGGTCATCAACCACTCAAACGCGAAGACCGGCCCCAATCCGACACGACCCGCCATGATCCGGCCTCCCTCCCGATCCCAGGTGCCGAGCATCCCCTCGTCAACTCATTCGAACGCGCTGCCTGAATCTTAACTGGGTTCCGACGAGTGTCCTAGATTGCTTCCCGCGGAATCATCGCGCCACGAACCGCCGGCCTGCTCCTGCAACACCTTCTCCGCTTCAAGGGTGGGTTTCGATTGGGGTCTTGTCCGATTCTCGTTAAGTCCGGCGGATCGACCCGCTTCCGCAGTTTATCAGAACGATTACTCACATGGATTTCCATGATTGCCGAAGTGTGGCCACGGCCAGTCCTCCAATTCCTGCATAAAGCCCCAGCAAAACCAGGCCGACACTGCTGATTCGGCTGTCGACGCCAAAGTGCATCTGGCCCCAGAGGAAGACGGTCAGCGATTCCATGCCCGCGGGTGTCACCAGGTTGGTAATCGGCAGCTCTCCCATGCCCAGCACGAAGGCCACAAGCCAGGCTCCCGCGATGCCCCGTCGCGTCATCGGAACGGCCACCCGCCAGACCCGGCCCCACGGTCGCAACCCATCCACCTCGGCCGATTCCAGGAAGGCCGCTGGCACCCCTCGAACGGCCGGCCAGAGCACCAGAACCGCGAACGGGACCGTCCGCATCAAGGAGCCAAGAATCACAATCAAGGGTGTATCATAGATGATCGGAACTTCCAGGTAAGCAAGCTTCAACGCCATTCCTGCGACCGGCCCCGGGAGCGCGAGCAGCAGGGCCAGAAGGGTCACGATCGCCACGCGCCAGGCCCCTCGGCTCCGCAATTGCCACGCCAGGGCCCAGGCCAGCATCACACTCAGCGTTGCCCCCAATGCGGCGACGACTCCGGTCTGGACGACCGGTTCATGCACCTCGGCCATGGCGTAGGCAAGCGATTCGGTGAGTCCGTCCACCGACCATCCGGGAGCGATCCCTCGGGCGGCGTCTCCCCCAATCCGTCCCGCTCGCCAGACCATCGCCGTCAGTGGGGGGCCGAATAATGCGACCGTGACTCCCCAGACAAGGCCCCCCAACGGCCACCGCCAACGCCCCAGTGACCAGACCGTTCCGGTCCGCTTCCTTGTCGGCAGGCGCAAGGATTCAAACCGTTCCGTCAATCTTGATGCCACAAGCAGGGCAGCCATCAAGACGAGCGTCGGTGGAACCGCCACCAGCGCAACCGCCCAGGGGGGACGACCGAGCCCGTACTGCACGTAGGCTTCCTCGGCATAGGTCCGCACCAGCATCAGGTCGGTGACCGTCATGTCGCCGCTCGTCACGACCGCGACCAGAAGCCCGGCCCCGGCAATCGCCGCGGCAGAGCGCCTGAGCGTTACTCCCAGCGCCACTCGAACGAGCGACATGTCGAGCCGGGCCGATTCTTCAAGTTCCGGCTCAACCTCCTTCACCCCGATCCCGGTCAGCAAGACCACCCACGGCACCCCCGCGGCCGCATGAACAAAGGCGGCGCCAGTCCAACCTTCCAGCAAGGGATCCGTTCCAAACGCCTGTTGATATCCCGCATTTCCAAATCCGCCGATCCATCCTGCCGCGTACAAAGGCATCGGCACGAAAACGGCCAGGGCCATCATCCCAAGCACCGCAGCGCGGCCCGGAAGGTCCGTTCGGCACAGGAGCAGGGCCATCGGGACACCCAACACGAGCGATCCCAGCACCGCCCCCCCCACCACCCGCGCCGTCTCAACCGCGGGGCCGGCCACCAGCCCCGCCTCTCGACCAAATGCCGAGGCATCAATCAACCCTGATGAGGTGGAGGTTCCCGCGTTTCCTTCGAGGGTGTACAGGATCGTGGCCACCATCGGCCAGACCACCACCAACCCCAGGGCCGCCCCGGCTGCGATTCGACCTGTCCCGGCGGCACCGATCACGCCCGGAGCCCCGCCTCGCGCATCAACAGACTCGTCGAGTCGTACGCCTCCCGAACCCATTCAAGAATCTTATCGGGCTCGGGCGAGTACTCCAGCTCGATCGAGATGGTCGCATCAGGAATGTTCAACTGCTTGATGGCATTCAGGTAGCCCGCGAACTCGACCACCCCCCGACCGGGCGGCAGGTCTCCGTGGACCTTGCCGTCACAATCCGAGATGTGGACGTGGGCAACCCGTCCGGCCAGTTCGACGATCTTCTCCGGGGGCTCTCCCGAGAGGACCAGGTGGGAGATATCCAGATTTGCCTTCACGGCCGGGTGATCCACCTCATCCAGGAAACGGACCATGCCGGTGATGTCTCGCACCAGTGAAAGCTCGAACGGTTCCAGCTCCAGCGCGATCTCCAGGTCGAGGTCCTCGGCATACTCTCCCAGGGCCCTCACATTCTGCACCCCGGTGGCCCACTGTTCCTCGGGGGGAATAACCTGTTTCTGCCAGATGTACTCCCCAAGCACGAGCAACAGATTTCGTGCCTCAAACTCATAAGCCATATCCAGATATTTTCGACATCGATCGATGTGAAAGCGTTGCACGCTTGGGTTGAAGTCGATCAGGCCGACCGCCACGCACGGCACGCTGACAATCGGCAGGTTGAGCTTGTCGCAGGCGTCCTTGATCAGTTTGCGTTCTCGCACGTCGATATCGAGGGGATCGGCGAAGATGTCGATGCAATCGAACCCGATCTCCTTGGTCTTCTGGATGCCGAAGGCCGTTTCCCGACCGGCCTGGGCCCAGGCGGAGTTGATCAACCCAAGGTTCATGACCGTCCTCCCCGTCTCTAACGCTGCGGTTCCAACCAGTGCAAACGGATCACGAACACGAATCGGCGAGCGACGATCCCTCGTGACGGCCTGCGACACCATTCCATCG is from Tautonia marina and encodes:
- a CDS encoding triphosphoribosyl-dephospho-CoA synthase; this translates as MIKDLSRFEFDPAFLACLLEATARKPGNVHPARAFDDSHYLDFVLSAATLSGWLDPDRIQEFGVGAVVRVAVQESRALVGHNTNLGMILLLTPMAGVRHQAEGLRKGVERILDTLTIDDARAVYEAIRIARPGGLGSVPDHDVANEPTITLREAMTLAASHDAIARQYATGYADIFDLALPTLRDALRAGRPLETAIVLTHLTLMAERPDTLIARKCGPDVALESSRQAIAVLATDWPDSADSITQIRAFDAWLRAEGHSRNPGATADLIAATLYAALCDGTIKFPRHLSRPGWDAGDVL
- a CDS encoding 6-pyruvoyl trahydropterin synthase family protein; its protein translation is MSANFYTVRVTKDDLVFSAGHFITFNGDVCERIHGHNWRVAVEVDGPLDDNHYVFDFIALRDLTKALVLELDHRMLLPDRSPFITVSDDGPNLVCRYRDRYWSFPRDECVLLPVPNTTTELIADYLGRRLRDALTNRGLTLPLAMRVSVEENFGQWATARWSRPDASAIF
- a CDS encoding ABC transporter permease; the encoded protein is MAGRVGLGPVFAFEWLMTSRRWQAYAMRSLTVLFLLAAMTLVWFESNPSWRASGQMSIRHQAQVGQAFFGTTSMLLLGLVGLSAPAATAGSICLDKARGNLTLLFATDLSNTEIVLGKLGARLVPVLGLILCAAPVLAIGTLFGGIDPVGLIGSLLVILAVAIFGCSLALTLSIWGKKTHEVLMMAYVFGILYLLAAPISLGLFELLPRNWRGSQLTLFHELLRFNPVFLVLSAVEPMPMMRPVTFQTNLAFLCLGLTVSASLIGVSIWRIRSVVVGQLGKVERGRERRRSLRARLAGAIESDRFARVAPGTAGVSRKLRSLWPSPSLDQNPVYWRECQRKQPTRMDLISWGIYILFCGGFSIYAIQLALSGQTWGMGLGVFVNVVQVPLGLLLLSVSAATSLSEERQRGSLDVLMATPMSTRSIVWGKWRGAFRSVPPLLILPIGVALAQSTSSGRFGAVALLAALILAYGAAITSLGLALATWTSRMGKAVGLTTGIYVSVSIGWPFFAMLLFADWAQNVTLGIAAASPFFGVGVYNALIADEGPPRAFASQTFWVLFWTVAYLGLTVVLLLATMQSFNRCLGRMDDATEGLGDHWEEEERNASGNPRLNVVSGSPASVSSNKDSLTSGT
- a CDS encoding ABC transporter permease; the protein is MIGAAGTGRIAAGAALGLVVVWPMVATILYTLEGNAGTSTSSGLIDASAFGREAGLVAGPAVETARVVGGAVLGSLVLGVPMALLLCRTDLPGRAAVLGMMALAVFVPMPLYAAGWIGGFGNAGYQQAFGTDPLLEGWTGAAFVHAAAGVPWVVLLTGIGVKEVEPELEESARLDMSLVRVALGVTLRRSAAAIAGAGLLVAVVTSGDMTVTDLMLVRTYAEEAYVQYGLGRPPWAVALVAVPPTLVLMAALLVASRLTERFESLRLPTRKRTGTVWSLGRWRWPLGGLVWGVTVALFGPPLTAMVWRAGRIGGDAARGIAPGWSVDGLTESLAYAMAEVHEPVVQTGVVAALGATLSVMLAWALAWQLRSRGAWRVAIVTLLALLLALPGPVAGMALKLAYLEVPIIYDTPLIVILGSLMRTVPFAVLVLWPAVRGVPAAFLESAEVDGLRPWGRVWRVAVPMTRRGIAGAWLVAFVLGMGELPITNLVTPAGMESLTVFLWGQMHFGVDSRISSVGLVLLGLYAGIGGLAVATLRQSWKSM
- a CDS encoding sugar phosphate isomerase/epimerase family protein, whose product is MNLGLINSAWAQAGRETAFGIQKTKEIGFDCIDIFADPLDIDVRERKLIKDACDKLNLPIVSVPCVAVGLIDFNPSVQRFHIDRCRKYLDMAYEFEARNLLLVLGEYIWQKQVIPPEEQWATGVQNVRALGEYAEDLDLEIALELEPFELSLVRDITGMVRFLDEVDHPAVKANLDISHLVLSGEPPEKIVELAGRVAHVHISDCDGKVHGDLPPGRGVVEFAGYLNAIKQLNIPDATISIELEYSPEPDKILEWVREAYDSTSLLMREAGLRA